The Solanum lycopersicum chromosome 9, SLM_r2.1 genome window below encodes:
- the LOC138338570 gene encoding uncharacterized protein, which yields MAKAYTQSDFDKLMKRVEQFDVRVKNYLEMVGYEKWARWNCTNRKNASCTFTLLGKKFQEMLLLNESKSGRMMVAPSTDYVYSVSDEGKSYIVCFEKKTCSCNMFQVDGIPCSHAWSVLNKNCMLPEEYCSDFYKRGTILKTYEVPIYPLPDKGEWNIPEHIATEVVLPPKFKRPPGRPKKQLEKSFSELSKRKGTNSCSTCG from the exons ATGGCAAAGGCATATACTCAAAGTGATTTTGATAAGCTAATGAAAAGGGTTGAGCAGTTTGATGTAAGGGTTAAGAATTACTTGGAGATGGTTGGATATGAGAAGTGGGCAAG ATGGAATTGCACAAATCGAAAAAATGCATCATGCACATTCACACTGCTTGGGAAGAAGTTTCAAGAGATGCTTTTGCTTAATGAATCAAAATCGGGGCGTATGATG GTTGCCCCGTCAACTGATTACGTTTATTCCGTAAGTGATGAAGGGAAGAGTTATATTGTATGCTTTGAAAAAAAGACTTGCAGTTGCAACATGTTTCAAGTTGACGGTATACCGTGTTCACATGCGTGGAGTGTGTTGAATAAAAATTGCATGCTTCCGGAAGAATATTGTTCAGATTTTTATAAGCGAGGAACAATATTGAAAACATATGAAGTCCCTATATATCCTCTACCTGACAAAGGTGAATGGAACATACCTGAACACATTGCTACCGAAGTTGTGTTGCCACCAAAATTCAAGCGACCTCCAGGAAGGCCAAAAAAGCAACTTGAAAAGTCATTTAGCGAGCTGAGCAAAAGGAAGGGTACCAATTCTTGTAGTACATGTGGATAA